A single window of Microbispora hainanensis DNA harbors:
- a CDS encoding DUF6879 family protein: MIPSEVFDDVRAADGEFLGLAAYQAEFEEVYRDASEVVWKLERAQHFHEPAVPSWRAADAGDWAKAVELIEEMRAPLTAMYRERAPFRRLRVVELPLTPYLRWEAQIFAVRVAAGEEIRVIGAAAVAPLETRAPLPELVVFGPSLLYEVRYDEIGAAVGARRITDTAVVAPCLSALASLYGEGEDLMPFFEREVAPLPPPLDLSEKSAEIGP; the protein is encoded by the coding sequence GTGATCCCGAGCGAGGTGTTCGATGACGTCAGGGCCGCCGACGGCGAGTTCCTGGGGTTGGCGGCCTACCAGGCGGAGTTCGAGGAGGTCTACCGCGACGCGTCGGAGGTGGTGTGGAAGCTGGAGCGCGCCCAGCACTTCCACGAGCCGGCCGTGCCGAGCTGGCGGGCCGCCGACGCGGGCGACTGGGCGAAGGCCGTCGAGCTCATCGAGGAGATGCGGGCCCCGCTGACCGCGATGTACCGCGAGCGGGCCCCGTTCCGGCGGCTGCGTGTCGTCGAGCTGCCCCTCACTCCCTACCTGCGGTGGGAGGCGCAGATCTTCGCCGTACGGGTGGCGGCGGGCGAGGAGATCAGAGTGATCGGAGCGGCGGCGGTCGCCCCCCTGGAGACCCGGGCGCCGCTGCCCGAGCTGGTGGTCTTCGGCCCGAGCCTGCTGTACGAGGTCCGCTACGACGAGATCGGGGCCGCCGTCGGGGCCCGCCGGATCACCGACACCGCGGTCGTCGCCCCCTGCCTGTCCGCCCTGGCCTCCCTGTACGGCGAGGGCGAGGACCTGATGCCGTTCTTCGAACGCGAGGTGGCCCCGCTGCCGCCCCCGCTCGATCTGTCGGAGAAGTCCGCGGAGATTGGGCCTTGA
- a CDS encoding DUF6879 family protein has protein sequence MPGEAFEHVRQAAGEVLPVVEYRTELYDHLRRMEGVVWKLERAQHFHEPDTPSWVAMMSGDWDRSLSLMAEMRFADDLPPRAELRRLRIVEMPPTPYLQWEIVLLAARTRAGERARALHARSVRRLETRAPLPELLIVDRDLMYEILYDEIGAHVGGRRITDTRVVGDCTRAVAELYAGAEDMVAFHDREVARLPPPGTGRILSRPGHP, from the coding sequence ATGCCCGGAGAAGCGTTCGAGCACGTCAGACAGGCCGCGGGAGAGGTGCTTCCCGTGGTGGAGTACCGGACCGAGCTCTACGACCACCTGCGCCGGATGGAGGGTGTCGTATGGAAGCTGGAACGCGCCCAGCACTTCCACGAGCCCGACACCCCGAGCTGGGTCGCCATGATGAGCGGTGACTGGGACCGGTCGCTCTCGCTGATGGCCGAGATGCGCTTCGCCGACGACCTGCCGCCCCGGGCGGAGCTGCGCCGGCTGCGGATCGTCGAGATGCCGCCGACGCCCTACCTGCAGTGGGAGATCGTGCTGCTCGCGGCGCGCACGCGGGCGGGCGAGCGGGCGCGGGCGCTGCACGCCCGGTCCGTACGCCGCCTGGAGACCCGCGCTCCGCTGCCCGAGCTGCTGATCGTCGACAGGGACCTGATGTACGAGATCCTCTACGACGAGATCGGCGCCCATGTGGGCGGGCGGCGGATCACCGACACCCGGGTGGTCGGGGACTGCACGCGAGCCGTCGCGGAGCTGTACGCCGGCGCCGAGGACATGGTGGCCTTCCACGACCGCGAGGTGGCACGGCTGCCGCCGCCGGGCACCGGGCGGATCCTGTCCCGCCCCGGCCACCCGTGA
- a CDS encoding MarR family winged helix-turn-helix transcriptional regulator → MTDITRLFTDLVRVETRLYNTVSDRLRAEHGIGLGQFEFLDIIEGRPGCRVLDIVREVGITVGAVSKAVDRLESAGLCVRTAHPDDRRSSVLSLTPEGSRLLAAARPTLRDELAARTAAVPPAELARTAATLATLRTALEEHGRDGA, encoded by the coding sequence GTGACCGACATCACTCGCCTGTTCACCGATCTCGTCCGCGTCGAGACCCGGCTGTACAACACGGTGAGCGACCGGCTGCGCGCCGAGCACGGCATCGGCCTGGGGCAGTTCGAGTTCCTGGACATCATCGAAGGCCGTCCCGGCTGCCGGGTGCTCGACATCGTGCGCGAGGTGGGGATCACGGTCGGAGCCGTGAGCAAGGCCGTCGACCGGCTCGAAAGCGCGGGCCTGTGCGTGCGCACGGCGCATCCGGACGACCGGCGGTCATCCGTCCTCAGCCTCACGCCGGAGGGCTCCCGGCTCCTGGCCGCGGCCCGCCCGACCCTGCGGGACGAGCTGGCCGCCCGCACCGCCGCCGTCCCGCCCGCCGAGCTCGCCCGGACCGCCGCCACGCTCGCCACGCTGCGCACGGCGCTGGAGGAGCACGGGCGGGACGGGGCCTGA
- a CDS encoding alpha/beta hydrolase translates to MHPFTIDSPEVLMTRKQREAVDALHRNAPVHPNPTLEEQRAGFALALTRPVPDDVTVRETELGGRPALDLAPAAGAGRGRLLHFHGGGYILGSPGTHAGFTAQLVRRAGLRATSVDYRLAPEHPFPAAVEDGLAAYRALLDEGVRPEELVLAGDSAGGGLVVATLVAARDAGLPQPAGAVLFSPWTDLTLSGESMHTKKDADPIFVPEALQAFATPYLAGQDATQPLASPVFADLRGLPPLLVQAGSNELLLDDSVRLAGRAAADEVEVTLRVWPQVPHVFQNHFGHLDEADEALDEAAGFLAAKVRIGREA, encoded by the coding sequence ATGCATCCTTTCACCATCGACTCCCCGGAGGTTCTGATGACCCGCAAGCAGCGCGAGGCCGTCGACGCCCTGCACCGCAACGCCCCCGTCCACCCGAACCCGACCCTGGAGGAGCAGCGCGCCGGATTCGCCCTCGCCCTGACCCGGCCCGTGCCCGACGACGTCACGGTGCGGGAGACCGAGCTCGGCGGCCGTCCCGCGCTCGACCTGGCCCCGGCCGCCGGCGCCGGGCGCGGGCGGCTGCTCCACTTCCACGGCGGCGGCTACATCCTGGGATCGCCCGGCACGCACGCCGGGTTCACCGCCCAGTTGGTACGCCGTGCGGGGTTGCGGGCGACGTCCGTCGACTATCGGCTGGCCCCCGAGCACCCCTTCCCCGCCGCGGTCGAGGACGGCCTGGCCGCCTATCGGGCACTGCTCGACGAAGGCGTACGGCCGGAGGAACTGGTGCTGGCCGGTGACTCGGCGGGTGGCGGGCTGGTCGTCGCGACCCTGGTCGCGGCCCGCGACGCCGGTCTGCCGCAGCCCGCGGGCGCCGTCCTCTTCTCCCCCTGGACCGACCTGACCCTCAGCGGGGAGAGCATGCACACGAAGAAGGACGCCGACCCGATCTTCGTGCCGGAGGCGCTCCAGGCGTTCGCCACCCCCTACCTGGCCGGCCAGGACGCCACCCAGCCGCTGGCCAGCCCCGTCTTCGCCGACCTCCGGGGCCTGCCTCCGCTGCTGGTGCAGGCCGGCTCGAACGAGCTCCTGCTGGACGACTCCGTCCGGCTCGCGGGGCGTGCGGCCGCCGACGAGGTGGAGGTCACGCTGCGGGTCTGGCCGCAGGTGCCGCACGTCTTCCAGAACCACTTCGGCCACCTCGACGAGGCCGACGAGGCGCTCGACGAGGCCGCCGGCTTCCTGGCCGCCAAGGTACGGATCGGGCGCGAGGCATAG
- the mug gene encoding G/U mismatch-specific DNA glycosylase produces the protein MAPTKADLEAAQNATIDDVLGPGLDVLFCGINPGLYSAATGHHFARPGNRFWPALHLSGLVPRRLAPSEQHLLPSYGLGITNIVARATARADELTPDELREGGARLERLVAEVRPRVLAIAGVSAYRVAFARPAARIGPQEETVGGAALWVLPNPSGLNAHWRLEAIAAEMARLRPPA, from the coding sequence ATGGCCCCCACGAAAGCCGACCTGGAGGCGGCGCAGAACGCGACGATCGACGACGTGCTCGGCCCCGGGCTCGACGTGCTGTTCTGCGGGATCAACCCCGGCCTCTACTCGGCCGCGACCGGTCACCACTTCGCGCGGCCGGGCAACCGGTTCTGGCCCGCGCTGCACCTGTCCGGGCTCGTGCCACGCAGGCTCGCGCCGTCCGAGCAGCACCTGCTCCCGTCGTACGGGCTCGGCATCACCAACATCGTGGCCCGGGCGACCGCACGGGCCGACGAGCTGACCCCCGACGAGCTCCGCGAGGGCGGCGCCCGGCTCGAGCGGCTGGTCGCGGAGGTCCGCCCCCGCGTCCTGGCGATAGCGGGGGTGTCGGCCTACCGGGTCGCCTTCGCGCGCCCCGCCGCCCGGATCGGCCCGCAGGAGGAGACGGTCGGCGGGGCGGCGCTGTGGGTGCTGCCCAACCCCAGCGGGCTGAACGCCCACTGGAGGCTGGAGGCCATCGCCGCCGAGATGGCCCGCCTGCGCCCGCCGGCCTGA
- a CDS encoding DUF4267 domain-containing protein: MLTPIAYGLAVVLNLFVVYIGARFLLVPQAAAAGYGVPAKKDGDGAYLTIKGLRDGTYGLLGLALLAFGGARAEAWFMLVVALLPLGDTLIVLRNGGSRAVAFGIHFATAVVILVSAALLFAV; encoded by the coding sequence ATGCTCACCCCCATCGCGTACGGCCTCGCCGTCGTCCTCAACCTGTTCGTCGTGTACATCGGTGCCCGCTTCCTGCTCGTGCCCCAGGCGGCGGCCGCGGGCTACGGCGTCCCGGCCAAGAAGGACGGCGACGGCGCCTATCTGACGATCAAGGGCCTGCGCGACGGGACCTACGGCCTGCTGGGCCTGGCCCTGCTGGCCTTCGGCGGCGCCCGCGCCGAGGCATGGTTCATGCTGGTCGTCGCCCTGCTGCCCCTGGGCGACACGTTGATCGTGCTGCGCAACGGCGGCAGCCGGGCGGTCGCGTTCGGCATCCACTTCGCGACCGCCGTGGTCATCCTGGTCAGCGCCGCCCTGCTTTTCGCCGTCTGA
- a CDS encoding TetR/AcrR family transcriptional regulator — MSIQSRKERERAEREKLIIRAARELAEAEGWDAVTTRRLAERVEYSQPVLYSHFKGKDAIMAAVAVEGCADLAVELRAARTAAADAHRAIADVGAAYVAFADRHPALYDVMFNQIVALPWAAPEAPPALQAAFGELAEAVRPHARGDDLGALTETFWAGLHGLVTLMRGGRLPRELHERRLALFLSRFTG; from the coding sequence ATGTCCATCCAGTCACGCAAGGAGCGCGAGCGCGCCGAGCGCGAGAAGCTGATCATCAGGGCGGCCCGCGAACTGGCCGAGGCCGAGGGATGGGATGCGGTGACGACCCGGCGGCTGGCCGAGCGGGTCGAATACAGCCAGCCGGTGCTCTACAGCCACTTCAAGGGCAAGGACGCGATCATGGCGGCCGTCGCCGTGGAGGGCTGCGCCGACCTGGCCGTGGAGCTGCGCGCGGCCCGGACCGCGGCGGCGGACGCCCACCGTGCCATCGCCGACGTCGGCGCGGCCTACGTCGCCTTCGCCGACCGGCACCCGGCGCTCTACGACGTGATGTTCAACCAGATCGTCGCCCTGCCGTGGGCCGCTCCCGAGGCCCCGCCCGCCCTGCAGGCGGCCTTCGGCGAGCTGGCCGAGGCCGTACGCCCGCACGCCCGCGGCGACGACCTGGGCGCGCTGACCGAGACCTTCTGGGCCGGCCTGCACGGCCTGGTGACCCTCATGCGGGGCGGCCGGCTCCCGCGCGAGCTCCACGAGCGCAGGCTCGCGCTGTTCCTGTCCCGGTTCACCGGCTGA
- a CDS encoding TetR/AcrR family transcriptional regulator yields the protein METTAGLRERKKAETRQAIHKATMRLAVERGLDHVTVDDIVEAANVSRRTFSNYFGNKEDALLYGEEQRIRSLVRAVRERPAEESGWQALRGAVRDELEDVGEPEREWAVRTSLARRHPALLARQLANHAELERELVQAISDREGSGEPGADLKRRIMAAAFLVALRIATNIWIEEQEARPLSQIMEQALDEIARPFA from the coding sequence ATGGAGACGACGGCGGGGCTGCGCGAACGGAAGAAGGCCGAGACACGGCAGGCGATCCACAAGGCCACGATGCGGCTCGCGGTGGAACGCGGGCTCGACCACGTCACCGTCGACGACATCGTGGAGGCCGCCAACGTCTCGCGCCGCACCTTCTCCAACTACTTCGGCAACAAGGAAGACGCCCTCCTGTACGGCGAGGAGCAGCGCATCCGGTCCCTGGTGCGGGCGGTTCGCGAACGGCCGGCGGAGGAGTCGGGCTGGCAGGCGCTGCGCGGCGCCGTACGCGACGAGCTGGAGGACGTGGGCGAGCCCGAGAGGGAGTGGGCGGTGCGCACCTCGCTGGCCAGGCGCCATCCGGCCCTGCTCGCCCGGCAGCTCGCCAACCATGCCGAGCTGGAACGGGAACTTGTGCAGGCGATCTCCGACCGAGAGGGATCGGGAGAGCCGGGCGCCGACCTCAAGCGCCGCATCATGGCCGCCGCATTCCTCGTCGCGTTGCGCATCGCGACCAACATCTGGATCGAGGAGCAGGAGGCCCGCCCGCTCTCCCAGATCATGGAGCAGGCCCTCGACGAGATAGCGCGGCCCTTCGCCTGA
- a CDS encoding MDR family MFS transporter: MISSTVVSVSLPQIIGSLNGTQSQYTWVVTAALLTTTASTPIWGKLADLFSKKLLLEIAIGIFLVASLACGFAQNTAMLIAFRAVQGLGMGALQILVQVIIAAMISPKERGKYNGYLGAVMAVATVGGPLLGGLITDTSWLGWRWCFFLPIPFTAIALIVLHRTLDIVSVRRPGTSVDYPGALLIAAGVSVLLVWVTFVGNSFDWISWQTFAMVGASVVLLGVAVWVESVVREPVVPLHVVRRRTPALAILASLAVGMAMFGGAVFLGQYFQIGRGYSPTEAGLLTIPLMFGVLVSSTISGRMVSRSGRVKPYILAGSIVLALGFAALSMVDHETSLVVVGAGMLVVGAGVGMSMQNLVLAVQNTVPLRELGAASGAITFFRSLGGTIGVSVLGAVLANQVTENITTGLAKAGVPVPAGQSSGGASLNMGALPEPIRTIVRAAYGDATGHIFLISACIAVVGILAVLFLPQVRLRDSVDLAEPAAPGADAPAAAESR, translated from the coding sequence ATGATCAGCAGCACGGTCGTGTCGGTCTCGCTGCCGCAGATCATCGGCTCGCTGAACGGCACCCAGTCGCAGTACACCTGGGTGGTCACGGCGGCCCTGCTCACCACGACCGCCTCGACCCCCATCTGGGGCAAGCTCGCCGACCTGTTCAGCAAGAAGCTGCTGCTCGAGATCGCCATCGGCATCTTCCTCGTCGCCTCGCTGGCCTGTGGCTTCGCCCAGAACACGGCGATGCTCATCGCCTTCCGCGCGGTTCAGGGCCTGGGCATGGGCGCACTGCAGATCCTCGTCCAGGTGATCATCGCCGCGATGATCAGCCCGAAGGAGCGGGGCAAGTACAACGGCTACCTCGGCGCGGTCATGGCCGTGGCCACGGTCGGCGGGCCGCTGCTGGGCGGCCTGATCACCGACACGTCCTGGCTGGGCTGGCGGTGGTGCTTCTTCCTGCCGATCCCGTTCACCGCGATCGCGCTGATCGTCCTGCACCGCACGCTCGACATCGTCTCGGTCCGCCGTCCCGGCACCTCGGTCGACTACCCCGGCGCGCTGCTCATCGCCGCAGGCGTGAGCGTCCTGCTCGTCTGGGTCACCTTCGTCGGCAACTCCTTCGACTGGATCTCCTGGCAGACCTTCGCCATGGTCGGCGCGTCGGTCGTGCTGCTGGGCGTCGCCGTCTGGGTGGAGTCGGTGGTCCGCGAGCCGGTCGTCCCGCTGCACGTCGTACGGCGGCGCACCCCGGCCCTCGCGATCCTCGCCAGCCTGGCCGTCGGCATGGCGATGTTCGGCGGTGCGGTCTTCCTGGGCCAGTACTTCCAGATCGGCCGCGGCTACAGCCCCACCGAGGCGGGCCTGCTCACCATTCCGTTGATGTTCGGCGTGCTCGTGTCGTCCACGATCTCGGGCCGGATGGTGTCACGCAGCGGACGTGTCAAGCCGTACATCCTCGCCGGCTCGATCGTGCTCGCGCTCGGTTTCGCGGCCCTGTCGATGGTCGACCACGAGACCTCGCTGGTCGTCGTCGGCGCGGGGATGCTGGTGGTCGGCGCCGGCGTCGGCATGTCCATGCAGAACCTCGTCCTGGCCGTGCAGAACACCGTGCCGCTGCGCGAGCTGGGCGCCGCGAGCGGCGCGATCACGTTCTTCCGCTCGCTGGGCGGCACGATCGGCGTCTCGGTCCTCGGCGCGGTGCTGGCGAACCAGGTCACCGAGAACATCACCACGGGCCTGGCCAAGGCCGGCGTCCCGGTGCCGGCGGGCCAGAGCAGCGGCGGCGCCAGCCTCAACATGGGGGCGCTGCCCGAGCCGATCCGCACCATCGTGCGCGCCGCATACGGCGACGCCACCGGCCACATCTTCCTGATCTCGGCCTGCATCGCGGTCGTCGGCATCCTCGCCGTGCTGTTCCTCCCGCAGGTACGGCTGCGCGACAGCGTGGACCTGGCCGAGCCGGCCGCCCCCGGAGCGGACGCGCCCGCCGCGGCCGAGTCCCGCTGA
- a CDS encoding polynucleotide kinase-phosphatase, translating into MTEISVPELSLVVLVGISGSGKSTFAARHFAPTQVVSSDFCRGLVSDDENDQTATPEAFELLHHIVGIRLRRGLLTVVDATNVQWEARKKLIELARSHDVLADAIVLDVPEEVARARNAARPDRAFGPHVISRQRKELRRSLGKISRDGFRRVHVLRGDEIDDVTITYEKAWTDRTHLTGPFDIIGDVHGCRAELESLLIRLGWQVGPDGAVHPEGRTAVFVGDLVDRGPDTPGVLRLVMGMVEAGTALCVAGNHEQKLVRALDGRKVRVAHGLERSLEQLAAEPEEFRAAARTFMDGLISHYRLDGGRLVVAHAGLKEAYHGRASGRVRAFALYGDTTGETDEYGLPVRYPWANDYRGRAMVVYGHTPVPEPEWVNNTICLDTGVVFGGRLTALRYPERELVSVPAEKVWYEPVRPLAAATPARDPGVLDIGDVDGTRFVETRFGGRIKVAEENSRAALEIMSRFAVDPRWLVYLPPTMAPPETSALDGYLEHPAEAFDEFARAGVTRVVCEEKHMGSRAIAVLARTPEAAARRFGVADGSTGSVYTRTGRPFFDEHMQELVDRLREAAAPLWDELETDWVVLDCELLPWSAKAEGLIRDQYASVGAAARVALPEAVAALEMAAGRGLDVGALLDRTRRRARNAARFRDAYARYCWPVSGLDGVRLAPFQILACEGRATAAAEPHEWHLKTLGLMDSPLVTPTRHLFVSLDSPEEREAAVAWWTALTEAGGEGMVVKPAAHQEGRVQPGVKVRGREYLRIIYGPDYTESLGVLRRRFTGRKRSLALREHALGLEALTRLAEGEPLWRIHEAVFAVLALESEPVDPRL; encoded by the coding sequence GTGACCGAGATCAGCGTGCCGGAGCTGTCGCTGGTGGTGCTCGTGGGCATCTCCGGGAGCGGCAAGTCGACGTTCGCGGCCCGGCACTTCGCGCCCACACAGGTCGTCTCGTCCGACTTCTGCCGGGGCCTCGTCTCCGACGACGAGAACGACCAGACGGCCACGCCCGAGGCGTTCGAGCTGCTCCACCACATCGTGGGCATCCGCCTGCGCCGTGGCCTGCTCACGGTGGTGGACGCGACCAACGTGCAGTGGGAGGCCCGCAAGAAGCTCATCGAGCTGGCCAGATCCCACGACGTGCTCGCCGACGCGATCGTGCTCGACGTGCCGGAGGAGGTGGCGCGCGCCCGCAACGCGGCCCGTCCCGACCGGGCGTTCGGCCCTCACGTGATCAGCCGGCAGCGCAAGGAGCTGCGCCGGTCGCTCGGCAAGATCTCCAGGGACGGCTTCCGCCGGGTCCACGTCCTGCGCGGCGACGAGATCGACGACGTGACCATCACGTACGAGAAGGCGTGGACCGACAGGACCCACCTCACCGGGCCGTTCGACATCATCGGCGACGTGCACGGCTGCCGGGCGGAGCTGGAGTCCCTGCTGATCAGGCTGGGCTGGCAGGTCGGGCCGGACGGCGCCGTCCACCCCGAGGGGCGTACGGCGGTCTTCGTCGGCGACCTGGTCGACCGCGGCCCGGACACGCCGGGCGTGCTGCGGCTGGTCATGGGCATGGTCGAGGCGGGCACCGCGCTGTGCGTGGCGGGCAACCACGAGCAGAAGCTGGTGCGGGCCCTCGACGGCCGCAAGGTGCGGGTCGCCCACGGCCTGGAGCGGTCGCTTGAGCAGCTCGCCGCCGAGCCGGAGGAGTTCCGCGCGGCGGCCAGGACGTTCATGGACGGTCTCATCAGCCACTATCGCCTCGACGGCGGCAGGCTGGTGGTCGCGCACGCCGGGCTCAAGGAGGCCTACCACGGGCGGGCCTCCGGGCGGGTGCGGGCGTTCGCCCTGTACGGCGACACGACGGGGGAGACCGACGAGTACGGCCTGCCGGTGCGCTATCCCTGGGCGAACGACTACCGGGGCCGGGCCATGGTCGTCTACGGGCACACTCCGGTGCCCGAGCCGGAGTGGGTCAACAACACCATCTGCCTCGACACCGGCGTGGTCTTCGGCGGGCGGCTGACCGCCCTGCGCTATCCCGAGCGCGAGCTCGTTTCGGTGCCGGCCGAGAAGGTCTGGTATGAGCCGGTGCGTCCGCTGGCCGCCGCCACGCCCGCCCGCGACCCCGGCGTGCTGGACATCGGCGACGTGGACGGCACCCGCTTCGTGGAGACGCGGTTCGGCGGCCGGATCAAGGTCGCGGAGGAGAACTCCCGCGCCGCGCTGGAGATCATGAGCCGGTTCGCCGTGGACCCCCGCTGGCTGGTCTACCTGCCGCCGACCATGGCCCCGCCGGAGACCTCGGCGCTGGACGGCTACCTGGAGCACCCGGCCGAGGCGTTCGACGAGTTCGCGCGGGCGGGGGTGACCCGGGTGGTGTGCGAGGAGAAGCACATGGGCTCGCGCGCGATCGCCGTGCTGGCACGGACGCCGGAGGCGGCGGCCCGCCGCTTCGGCGTCGCCGACGGCAGCACGGGCAGCGTCTACACCCGCACCGGGCGGCCCTTCTTCGACGAGCACATGCAGGAGCTGGTCGACCGGCTGCGCGAGGCGGCCGCGCCACTCTGGGATGAGCTGGAGACCGACTGGGTGGTGCTCGACTGCGAGCTGCTGCCGTGGTCGGCCAAGGCGGAGGGACTGATCCGCGACCAGTACGCCTCGGTGGGCGCGGCGGCCCGGGTGGCGCTGCCCGAGGCGGTCGCGGCGCTGGAGATGGCGGCGGGACGTGGCCTGGACGTAGGCGCTCTGCTCGACCGCACCCGCCGCCGTGCCCGCAACGCTGCCCGGTTCCGTGACGCCTATGCCCGATACTGCTGGCCGGTCTCGGGCCTCGACGGCGTACGGCTCGCGCCGTTCCAGATCCTCGCCTGCGAGGGCCGGGCGACGGCGGCGGCGGAGCCGCACGAGTGGCACCTGAAGACGCTCGGCCTGATGGACTCGCCGCTCGTCACGCCGACCCGCCACCTCTTCGTCTCCCTCGACTCGCCCGAGGAGCGGGAGGCGGCGGTCGCGTGGTGGACGGCGCTGACCGAGGCCGGGGGCGAGGGCATGGTGGTCAAGCCCGCCGCCCACCAGGAGGGACGGGTGCAGCCGGGCGTGAAGGTGCGGGGCCGGGAATACCTGCGGATCATCTACGGCCCCGACTACACCGAGTCGCTCGGCGTGCTGCGGCGCAGGTTCACCGGCAGGAAGCGGTCGCTGGCGCTGCGGGAGCACGCGCTCGGCCTGGAGGCGCTGACGCGCCTGGCCGAGGGCGAGCCGCTGTGGCGGATCCACGAGGCGGTCTTCGCCGTGCTCGCGCTGGAGTCCGAGCCGGTCGATCCCCGCCTGTGA